The sequence below is a genomic window from Myxocyprinus asiaticus isolate MX2 ecotype Aquarium Trade chromosome 9, UBuf_Myxa_2, whole genome shotgun sequence.
AATTggcttaattttcatgaaaataatgtcatcatGCAAAAAATCTGGTccaaaaaataggcttcattttcttcatggaaaatacaatttcttatgtttgttttttcgttcttttttattttggggtgaaatacctGACTTATTTTTGCGATATTCGCCATGCTTCCAAAACCTTGTACATGCTTTTACAAAATGCATAATGCatgttaatataaataaaagtgaaatatatgcaattattattataattattcataaCTACCTAAGAacttaatgacaataataattacGTATAACTGAGAAATGAAAGTAACACAGATAATGTGTAATGATGCAAAAGAAACTAATTTGAATCCCATATGAGATCTACAAATGTATCCTTTACAATAAACAACACACAGTAATTACACTTAATCATTTGTACACAGAACATTTTTAACTGAGAAAAATATCAACAATCCATCATCTTTAAGTAGTTTTGATATTTAAGCACTTtagtaaaatacttttttaacttGGAATACTTTAAATACAAAGATGACTGACCGGATTTACTAGAAAAAGATACAGTCATTTGCACAAAACTGCTTTTTGCTAAGATTCTTGGTTCTGATTAGAGATGTTCCTTTAGGGGTCTTGTTGTAACACTTTGGGCTTTTGGACAAGTGCTGTGTATTTCCATGTGTCAGCACTGCTGTCACAGTTGACATGGCTGCTTTCTTATTTAGATGCTGTCGAGGAGCCCGGGGAGGAAGGTAAACCTGTAATTTATTAGACTCTATAAAAACAGGTTTTATCTTAGAAACTGTCCTCTGATGACCTATTTGACTGACTTCATCAGCATTACTTATTTGGTAGTATGTAATTTTAaatattgtgcttttttaatttgggttgtttttttgtttttttgtccaaaCCCTTTTCCTTCTCAATGCCTGAATGGTGCAGAAGAAGCAAAACCAAAGCCAAAGTGAGTGCAATTTTGACCATTAAAAAGCCATATGTacccaaatataaaaacatttgcatgacaaaaaatgttttttgttttttgttgttgttgttgttgttgttgatgatgatgatgattataagACCTTTCGTGCAAGCTTTGGTGCCTCCCAAAATTCCTGATGGAGAGAAAGTTGATTTTGATGTGAGTACacatctattttattttaaatattttatttaatgttatttcatatttcactttattttattttttattttaaatgtattattttatgttgggtttattattttatttcagattttctattttaatttaattaaattgtataattttttattttatttactgttttattttatttcaaattttaccttactttctattttattttactattttatgTAAGATTTCTTTTATTTCggattttctattttaaaaataaatgttattttattttattttattttaatgtattttttttttttttagttgtatgTACTTCCTAAATTATTTACATGGTATTGTTATTGTATTTGCACTACTGCTATTTTACTTCGCACTATTTACCTTGTCTGTAACTAGACTGCAAAAGCTTTCGCAATACAAACACTGTATATGTTACCTGTCATGGCTGTAAATCACACTGAACTGAAAACTAAACAATGTTATATGACCTCAACTTAGAGGCTCTTGTAGCACTACAGTGCCATAAAACATGTGCTGTGAATAGGTTTTACTATACATTACTACTTTTACATAATGACTTTTACATTAAAACTGTATCCTCAGGATATTCATCGCAAACGTATGGAAAAGGACCTGACGGAGCTGCAGACGCTCATTGAAGCACACTTCGAgaacagaaagaaagaagaagaagaactaaTCAGCCTCACCCAACGAattgtaagacttttttttttatctcgtaAAACATTACTACATAATTGCATCAAatgattttcatatatatatatatatatatattacagaaaAATGTGTTTCATTCTCTACCATTGTACCTGGTTTATGGGTTAAGATAAGTCCAGTCAACATATTTTCGAAAtgtaaatgttgtattttggatgatGGTGTGTTGGCATCCCCAACAGAATTCTTAACAAGCTCTACAAGCAAGACATAACTGGTCATCAGCTTCATCAGAATTAATCAACATAAACCAGCGTGGAACTTTTTGCGAGCCAATGCTGATCTTTCCAAAACATTGTGGCTAGTTTATGGGTTAAGATAAGACTAGCGAACATTTCTGTCGAAATAAACCATTTCATCAGTGTTCAATATTGTCAACTGGAATGAGTTTACTTGTCTTGGGGTTCTTTTTTCATATCAGGAGAACCGCAGGGCAGAACGAGCCGAGCAGCAGAGGATTCGCACTGAGCGAGACAAAGAACGTCAAAACAAACTAGCAGTAAGTTCCTTCAAGAACATTGAGCAGTAGCTCTAGAAAGTAGTGGAATGCTTCCTATTTTCTCATAATATATTTGTTTCTTTCCAGGAAGAAAAGGCACgaaaagaggaagaggaggcaAAGAGGAAGGCTGATGATGATGCGAAGAAGAAAAAAGTTCTTGCTAGCTTTCAGTATATGGGATATATGCAGAGGGTAATGACCAGGAGCTGCTCAAAGGTCAAAAGTCATGCTGCATAGCTGCCACGAATGCTTACTCTCTGTTTtgtgattgacagacagacaaaagggGTGGGCCAAAGaagcaaacagagagagagaagaaaagagcGATTCTTAGCGAACGCCGTAAGGAGCTAAACATTGTAAACCTCAGTGAGGACAAGCTCAGGTAACAAAGATATCAAAACACAACTTCACTGCAATGTGACATACCTCTGCCAAAGTGATATTTACGGCTTTAAAGTAGCTTTAACATGTACAGAAACATGAAGCTATAGGCTGTTGGCACACATTCATGgactggttaatcatgtttcaCATACGTGGTTTCATGCAGAGAGGCCGCAAACGAACTCTGGAAGTGGATCCGGCAACTAGAAGCAGAGAAATTCGAACTGCAATACAAATATGCATGCCAGAAATATGAGGTAAGGTTTCGTTCACACATTGTACTGGcctaaattgaaaaaataaataaatagtatcaTCAGTACAGGATGTGACAGCAGAAAGTCGTAATGTTAAAAGAGGTCTTTAAATGCAGTCATGTTTATTGACATGTCATACAATTATCAGTTATGGATACATGCAGTCACACCCATGCTAGATCTCAACTTGTGATCTCGTCATTGGGCCA
It includes:
- the LOC127446385 gene encoding troponin T, cardiac muscle isoforms-like; translation: MHASVFDRRGASLKGDGQQALIIAYPDQRKGSRKGSCCNTLGFWTSAVYFHVSALLSQLTWLLSYLDAVEEPGEEEEAKPKPKPFVQALVPPKIPDGEKVDFDDIHRKRMEKDLTELQTLIEAHFENRKKEEEELISLTQRIENRRAERAEQQRIRTERDKERQNKLAEEKARKEEEEAKRKADDDAKKKKVLASFQYMGYMQRTDKRGGPKKQTEREKKRAILSERRKELNIVNLSEDKLREAANELWKWIRQLEAEKFELQYKYACQKYEITVLRNRVTDHQKTTKGSRTKRGLRK